One genomic region from Candidatus Latescibacterota bacterium encodes:
- a CDS encoding biotin transporter BioY, with protein sequence MNSGNHIMTGAVPGIRVGSGTRRAARISAFILFAAIGAQLAVRLPWTPVPVTMQTLFVVLAGIVLGPRDGFYAMVGYLALGAAGAPVFAGFSFGPLALVGPTGGYLLAFPVAALVSGSISVKSGKTLSGIFTGVFCGSALILFSGTLYLIAMTGMSVRTAMALGVTPFIAGDIFKVVAATVIARKR encoded by the coding sequence GTGAATTCCGGCAATCATATCATGACAGGTGCCGTCCCGGGAATCCGGGTCGGGAGCGGAACGCGGCGGGCTGCGCGTATATCTGCCTTCATACTATTCGCTGCTATCGGGGCACAGCTGGCTGTAAGGCTGCCATGGACACCGGTTCCTGTGACGATGCAGACTCTGTTTGTAGTCCTGGCAGGAATTGTACTGGGCCCACGTGACGGTTTCTACGCCATGGTCGGATACCTGGCGCTTGGAGCGGCCGGAGCACCGGTCTTTGCGGGCTTCAGTTTTGGCCCGCTGGCATTGGTCGGTCCCACAGGCGGCTATCTTCTGGCTTTCCCCGTCGCTGCCCTCGTGTCGGGTTCGATAAGCGTGAAGTCTGGAAAGACCCTGTCCGGTATTTTCACAGGAGTGTTCTGTGGATCGGCTCTGATACTTTTCTCCGGTACTCTCTATCTGATCGCCATGACCGGGATGTCTGTCAGAACAGCCATGGCACTTGGGGTGACTCCATTTATCGCGGGAGATATCTTCAAGGTAGTGGCCGCGACTGTCATCGCGCGGAAGAGATAA
- a CDS encoding PTS sugar transporter subunit IIA, which yields MMLTDHIRLENIRVDLDAENKTEVIEELAEVLGESSPEYDSDAIYEAVMARERDGSTGLELGVAIPHAKCDAVTELSVVVGISKEGVDFDSQDGKPSHLFFMMIAPKTESGPHVQAIAKIVKMIKLDNFRSKLLKAREPQEVLDYMRKIEEGEI from the coding sequence ATGATGCTGACTGATCATATCAGACTGGAAAATATCAGGGTAGATCTTGACGCTGAAAACAAGACTGAGGTAATAGAGGAACTCGCCGAAGTCCTCGGGGAATCCTCGCCGGAATACGATTCTGATGCTATCTACGAGGCCGTTATGGCCAGGGAACGTGATGGAAGCACCGGGCTCGAGCTGGGGGTGGCTATTCCACACGCGAAATGCGATGCCGTCACCGAGCTCAGCGTGGTCGTTGGGATATCGAAAGAGGGAGTCGATTTTGACTCGCAGGACGGAAAACCCTCTCATCTGTTTTTCATGATGATCGCTCCAAAAACCGAGTCGGGGCCGCACGTGCAGGCAATCGCCAAGATCGTGAAGATGATCAAGCTGGACAATTTCCGAAGCAAACTCCTGAAGGCCCGGGAACCCCAGGAAGTACTCGATTATATGAGGAAGATCGAGGAAGGGGAGATCTGA
- a CDS encoding universal stress protein: protein MINPMQKILLYVDGSESSITAAQMAIAMAKSSGAFLKVIYVVNENLLNELLKARVFVQVEKMDYERDLEEDGRRYLNYIVKLADRKGLKIDTVLRKGVVHEEVSREVDEYGADVLVQGELGEVLSLRDSFYEEGERILRKASCCVMVVRGRDKIEKMFEAME, encoded by the coding sequence ATGATCAATCCGATGCAGAAGATCCTTCTGTATGTCGATGGAAGTGAGTCGTCAATAACGGCCGCGCAGATGGCTATCGCCATGGCTAAATCGTCCGGGGCTTTCCTGAAGGTCATCTATGTGGTCAACGAGAATCTCCTGAACGAGCTTCTCAAGGCCCGAGTGTTTGTCCAGGTCGAGAAGATGGATTACGAGAGGGACCTGGAGGAAGACGGCAGGAGATATCTCAACTACATCGTTAAACTTGCCGATCGCAAGGGGCTGAAGATCGATACGGTCCTTCGCAAGGGTGTAGTGCATGAGGAAGTCTCCCGTGAAGTCGATGAATACGGGGCGGACGTTCTTGTTCAGGGAGAACTTGGAGAGGTGCTGAGCCTGAGAGATTCGTTTTACGAAGAGGGTGAACGGATACTGAGGAAAGCCAGTTGCTGCGTCATGGTGGTACGCGGCAGGGATAAGATCGAGAAGATGTTCGAGGCAATGGAGTAG
- a CDS encoding V-type ATP synthase subunit D, translating to MAKYELAPTKTNLMKVKRDLGFAVEGFELLDQKRKILVVELMGLIDRAVEAQEKVESQLKDAFEALDQAILRMGRREVNLIALGMNIESDISFSEKRVMGVSLPRVKVAIDDRSPYFAAAESSIWIDEAIKKFREVLRLLGTLAEARISLMRLSREVAKTIRRVNALEKIFIPDYKETLKYIEMALEESEREAFFVLKLVKDKLSRRKGEAL from the coding sequence ATGGCAAAATACGAACTGGCACCGACGAAGACGAACCTGATGAAGGTCAAGAGAGACCTCGGTTTTGCGGTAGAGGGGTTCGAGCTTCTCGACCAGAAGCGAAAGATCCTCGTCGTCGAGTTGATGGGTCTTATCGACAGAGCCGTCGAGGCGCAGGAAAAAGTGGAGTCGCAACTGAAAGATGCGTTCGAAGCTCTGGACCAGGCCATTCTCAGGATGGGTCGCCGCGAAGTGAATCTTATTGCACTCGGCATGAACATAGAATCGGACATATCGTTTTCCGAGAAGAGAGTAATGGGTGTGTCGTTGCCCAGGGTAAAAGTCGCGATCGATGACAGATCTCCCTACTTTGCGGCAGCGGAAAGCAGTATCTGGATAGACGAGGCCATAAAGAAGTTCAGGGAGGTCCTTCGCCTGCTCGGCACATTGGCCGAGGCGAGGATCTCGCTGATGCGCCTGTCCAGGGAAGTGGCAAAGACCATCAGGCGGGTGAACGCCCTTGAAAAAATATTCATACCTGATTATAAGGAAACTTTGAAGTATATTGAAATGGCACTCGAAGAATCCGAAAGGGAAGCATTTTTTGTCCTCAAACTGGTGAAGGACAAGCTTTCCAGGAGAAAAGGGGAAGCCCTATGA
- a CDS encoding V-type ATP synthase subunit B, with protein MTKKNLTEGREYIGISQVSGPLVAVRGIHNVGYNELAEVVDSKGNVRLGMILESSEKAAVIQVFEGTTGLSIPETRVRFKGEPLSFSVSGEIMGRVFNGLGQPIDGGPPPRAEKTMDVNGLPINPTAREYPKKFIQTGISAIDGMNTLVRGQKLPVFSGTGLPHNRLVAQITRQAKIIGEETSFAVVFAAMGIKHDVAQYFIRNFEESGVLEKVVLFLNLADDPSVERLVTPRTALTAAEYLAFDMNMHVLVILTDMTNYCESLREISTIREEIPSRKGYPGYLYSDLSLIYERAGMISGLEGSITQMPILTMPNDDISHPVPDLSGYITEGQIVLERQLDQRNIYPPIAGLPSLSRLMKDGIGEGMTREDHAHVASQLFAAYSHVKDVRALAAVIGEEELTPLDKIYVEFGEKFEREFLCQGEYEDRSISETLDIGWKVISHLPKEELYRISEEELNKYYGK; from the coding sequence ATGACGAAAAAAAATCTTACCGAAGGCAGAGAATACATAGGTATCAGCCAGGTCTCGGGTCCTCTCGTTGCGGTCAGGGGCATCCACAACGTCGGGTATAACGAACTCGCTGAGGTCGTTGATTCGAAGGGGAACGTGAGGCTGGGTATGATACTGGAGAGCAGCGAGAAGGCTGCCGTGATTCAGGTCTTCGAGGGCACTACAGGTCTCTCGATACCGGAGACAAGGGTCCGTTTCAAGGGCGAACCGCTGTCTTTTTCGGTCAGTGGAGAGATCATGGGAAGGGTCTTCAATGGCCTGGGGCAGCCGATCGATGGAGGCCCTCCGCCCAGGGCGGAGAAGACGATGGACGTGAATGGCCTGCCGATAAACCCGACGGCAAGGGAATACCCGAAGAAATTCATCCAGACGGGAATATCGGCGATCGACGGGATGAACACACTTGTGAGAGGACAGAAGCTTCCTGTGTTTTCCGGCACGGGCCTGCCGCATAACCGGCTGGTGGCACAGATCACCAGGCAAGCGAAGATCATCGGCGAAGAGACATCGTTTGCCGTCGTATTTGCCGCGATGGGGATAAAGCATGATGTGGCACAATACTTCATTCGTAACTTCGAGGAATCCGGTGTCCTCGAAAAGGTCGTCCTGTTTCTCAACCTGGCAGACGACCCATCGGTAGAGAGGCTCGTTACCCCGAGGACGGCGCTTACCGCCGCGGAATATCTGGCCTTCGACATGAACATGCATGTTCTGGTGATCCTGACCGATATGACTAATTACTGCGAGTCGTTGAGAGAGATCTCCACTATCCGGGAGGAAATACCGAGCAGGAAAGGCTATCCCGGTTATCTCTACAGCGATCTTTCGCTAATCTACGAAAGAGCGGGGATGATCAGTGGCCTCGAGGGATCGATAACACAGATGCCCATTCTTACGATGCCCAATGACGATATTTCACACCCTGTGCCGGATCTCTCCGGATATATCACCGAGGGACAGATCGTGCTCGAGAGACAACTCGATCAGAGGAATATCTATCCTCCGATCGCCGGACTGCCATCGCTTTCGAGGTTGATGAAGGATGGTATTGGTGAAGGAATGACGAGGGAAGACCACGCTCATGTGGCGAGTCAGCTGTTTGCGGCCTATTCTCACGTGAAGGATGTGCGCGCGCTGGCGGCAGTCATCGGGGAGGAAGAGCTTACCCCCCTGGACAAGATCTATGTCGAGTTCGGCGAGAAGTTCGAGCGGGAGTTTCTCTGCCAGGGTGAATATGAGGACAGGTCGATATCCGAGACACTTGATATAGGATGGAAAGTGATATCTCATCTTCCGAAAGAGGAACTGTACAGGATCTCCGAGGAAGAGTTAAACAAATATTACGGGAAATAA
- a CDS encoding V-type ATP synthase subunit A, whose translation MKKSLKSKEVRDRAVLEIIGKVDKVIGPVVHAREIDKAKMLDLVEVGEHHLVGEIVKLDGERAVIQVYEDTTGLAPGTDIYSAGVPLSVVLGPGLIGTIYDGIQRPLEVLRDTSGQYIQKGIHVSSLDKEKKWGFTPVMEIGVDVTGGEIVGTVQETELILHRILIHPEVAGKVTWVADSGDYTIEDVVAKVEDGSGEEVEIRMSQRWPVRRGRPSARRKPLSIPLISGQRVIDTLFPVAKGGTVVVPGGFGTGKTMIQHALSKWSDADLIVYIGCGERGNEMTDVLIEFPKLIDPRTKRPLMERTIMIANTSNMPVAAREASIYTGITIAEYYRDQGYHVAIMADSTSRWAEALRELSGRMEEMPADEGYPAYLPTRLAEFYERAGMVQTLGGADGSISIIGSVSPPGGDFSEPVTQHSKRFVRCTWALDRQLANARHYPAISWIDSYSEYIDEISGWWQENSGGEWVELRRRIMDLLQQESKLQQVVKLVGPDVLPDTQRIILETCTMFKNAFLQQNSFDRIDMYCVPEKQVKMLQIILEFYDQGLESIKKGATIHQLKRMEVVSDIMRMKFAVANDEIEKIDELRDKLTRSMERIAEMFE comes from the coding sequence TTGAAGAAGTCTTTGAAATCGAAGGAAGTGAGGGATCGGGCAGTGCTTGAGATTATCGGAAAAGTCGACAAGGTGATCGGCCCGGTCGTTCATGCCAGGGAGATCGACAAGGCCAAGATGCTCGATCTCGTCGAGGTCGGGGAGCATCACCTGGTCGGTGAGATCGTGAAACTCGATGGTGAACGGGCGGTCATACAGGTATACGAGGATACGACGGGGCTTGCGCCGGGTACCGACATCTACAGTGCCGGTGTACCCTTGTCGGTAGTTCTGGGGCCAGGGCTCATCGGTACGATCTACGATGGCATCCAGCGGCCACTTGAGGTGCTCAGGGATACCTCGGGCCAGTACATTCAGAAGGGTATCCACGTCTCTTCTCTCGACAAAGAGAAGAAATGGGGATTTACCCCAGTCATGGAGATTGGTGTGGATGTCACTGGTGGGGAGATCGTAGGGACCGTACAGGAGACAGAACTTATCCTGCACCGGATACTCATCCACCCGGAAGTCGCGGGCAAGGTGACATGGGTCGCGGACTCGGGCGATTACACTATCGAGGATGTAGTCGCGAAAGTGGAGGACGGTTCAGGTGAAGAGGTGGAGATCAGGATGAGTCAGCGATGGCCCGTCCGTCGCGGCCGCCCGTCGGCCAGAAGAAAACCCCTTAGTATCCCCCTGATATCGGGGCAGAGGGTCATTGATACCCTTTTCCCGGTGGCAAAGGGAGGTACGGTGGTCGTGCCAGGTGGTTTCGGTACTGGAAAGACGATGATCCAGCACGCCCTCTCCAAATGGTCCGATGCGGATCTCATCGTATATATCGGGTGTGGAGAGCGTGGAAACGAAATGACCGACGTCCTCATAGAGTTCCCGAAACTGATAGACCCCAGGACCAAAAGACCGCTCATGGAGCGCACGATCATGATAGCCAATACCTCTAACATGCCCGTTGCGGCACGAGAGGCTTCCATATATACAGGAATCACTATCGCCGAATATTACCGCGACCAGGGATATCATGTGGCGATCATGGCCGACTCGACCTCACGCTGGGCTGAGGCTCTCAGGGAGCTTTCCGGGCGTATGGAAGAGATGCCGGCTGATGAAGGATACCCCGCCTATCTGCCCACAAGGCTGGCAGAGTTCTATGAGAGGGCGGGAATGGTCCAAACGCTCGGTGGGGCCGATGGTTCGATAAGTATCATCGGTTCAGTCTCGCCCCCGGGCGGAGATTTCTCCGAACCGGTCACACAACATTCAAAGCGGTTTGTACGCTGCACCTGGGCCCTGGACAGGCAACTGGCAAACGCAAGGCATTACCCCGCGATATCATGGATCGACAGCTACAGTGAGTATATCGATGAGATCAGCGGATGGTGGCAGGAAAATTCAGGAGGGGAATGGGTCGAGCTGAGACGAAGGATCATGGATCTGCTCCAGCAGGAGTCGAAGCTTCAGCAGGTGGTCAAGCTTGTCGGCCCCGATGTCCTTCCCGACACACAGAGGATCATTCTCGAGACGTGCACGATGTTCAAAAACGCGTTCCTTCAGCAGAACAGCTTCGATCGTATCGATATGTATTGTGTGCCGGAGAAACAGGTCAAGATGCTCCAGATAATCCTGGAGTTCTATGACCAGGGGCTGGAGAGCATCAAAAAAGGTGCAACGATCCATCAGCTCAAGAGGATGGAGGTAGTCTCGGACATCATGAGGATGAAGTTCGCGGTAGCCAACGACGAGATCGAGAAGATCGACGAACTCAGGGACAAGCTTACCCGCTCGATGGAGCGGATCGCCGAAATGTTCGAGTAG